ACAGAGATAAACAAGGGTTATGGAAAGGGATCTATAGGGTTACAGAGATAAACAAGGGTTAAAGGAAAGTGACCTTTGGGGTTACAGAGATTAGCAAGGGTTATGGAAAGGGATCTATAGGGTTACAGAGATAAGCAAGGGTTATGGAAAGGGACCTTTGGGGTTACAGAGATTAGCAAGGGTTATGGAAAGGGACCTATGGGGTGACAGAGATAAACAAGGGTTATGGAAAGGGATCTATAGGGTTACAGAGATAAGCAAGGGTTATGGAAAGGGATCTATAGGGTTACAGAGATAAGCAAGGGTTATGGAAAGGGATCTGTAGGGTTACAGAGATAAACAAGGGTTATGGAAAGGGATCTGTAGGGTTACAGAGATAAACAAGGGTTATGGAAAGGGATCTGTAGGGTTACAGAGATAAGCAGGGGTCCAGAGGTGGAAGAGGGGCTTGCAGCCCCCTCACCACGACTTGGCATTCCTGTGGAGGCATCCACTGACCCGTCCCTGTGCCCGTGTCCCGCAGGGTGTTTGGCTTCCCCGTGCACTACACGGACGTGTCCAACATGAGCCGCCTGGCCCGGCAGAGACTGCTCGGCAGGTCCTGGAGCGTGCCGGTGATCCGCCACCTCTTCGCGCCCCTGAAGGAATACTTTGCCTGCGTTTAGAGATGGGCAGGGACTGGCCACACTCACGGAGCGAGTCGGTAACAAACCCATCCACGCCAAGAGAAGTGACAACACGGAATGAGAGAAGAGTCAGCACCCAGAAGAGAGACGGGATTTCGCAGCCCGACGGGAACCCAGCACGCGTCTCCCCGAGCGAAAGGGGTCGGTGTCCTCTCCGGAATTTCCCAGGATCAGCTTTagctatttaaaaacaaacagaaaccacaagaagcaaacaaaaacaaaaaaaaaaaacaacgaAGATGGCGAAAGCAAACAAACGACAACGAAacggaagaaaaaaaaaaaaaaaagaagaagaaaagaaaccaaaaccttttttttttttttttttgggtaacCTTTTAATTTTCCGCTCTTTTCTGGCTGGGTTTTCCTGTCGGTTTGGTTTCCACTTCTCGGAGCAGCGGGCGAGACGAGACGCCAGCGCCGCTCTCGGAGAGGGGGAAACGGCAGCGGGGGGGAAAGCCCAGCGGGGAGGGAGGCGGAGGAGGCAAAGgagagcctgctctgctccgAGACCGCTCCGAGACCGCTCCGAGACCGCTCCGAGACCGCTCCGCTCCGTCCGCGCCAGCAGCGcccggccggcccggccccggcccggcggctGAGCCTCGCTCTGTTCCACCAGCACCGCTCTCCGGTGACATGGAGCCGACCCGGCAGGGAGGCcgggaacacacacacaccacacacacacctttTCTACAGTATTTTGGGTGCCTACCACACGGGAAACCTTGAAGAGAGCAGATCCTAGAAGCCGCTGTTACCTCTTGTTTacagtttatatatatatgatagatatgagatatagatatatatatatataaaaggtACTGTTACTACTGTACAACCTGACTTCATAATGGTGCTTTACACAGCGGGGTGAGTCGAGACATCAGCTTCCACGTTGCCTTACGTGCCGGGCCTTTCCGAGCGAGCGGCAGGGCCGGGGCGGCCGGGCGGAAGCGTCTCCATCCCGAGTCATGCAATAACCTTTTTCTGTCCCGAACGGAAGCGCCTCGGCGGTGCCCCCCTGCCCCGCCGGCGCCGCCCCACAGCGTACTGGTGCTCTTCTGCGTACGTGGTGTCCGCCAGGGCCCGTGCCGGCCGCGCCCCGCTGTGCCGCGGGGTGGCACGGGGGCGCCGGCGGGGCAGGGGGGGACGCAGCGGTGCCGGAGCGCGGCCGGGGCGCTTCGGGCATGGCGCGGGGATGGCCGCGGCTCCCGGACCCTGCCTGGTGCTACAtccgcggggccgggctggcggcAGGAGGGCGATGCCCCGGCGAGCCGGGAACGGGACCCCCGGCGGCGGCACCGCGGCCACCACCGGGCCATCGCTCCCCTGCCCGCGCGCGGTTCGGAGCGGCGAGCGCGTCCCCTCGGTGCCGCCGGGGTGAGCAGCGAGTGCGTCCCCTCGGTGCTGCTggggtgatgatgatgatggcagtggcagtgtcccctcagtgcccactGGGGTGACgatggtggcagtggcagtgtccTCTCGGTGCCGCTGGCGGcggtggcagtgtcccctcggTGCCACCGGGGTGATGATGGAGGCAGTGGCAATGTCCCCTCGGTGCTGCTggggtgatgatgatgatggcagtggcagtgtcccctcagtgcccagggTGACGATGATGGcagtggcagtgtcccctcggTGCCCGCCAGGGTGACaatggtggcagtggcagtgtcccctcggTGCCGCCGGGGTGATGATGATGGcagtggcagtgtcccctcggTGCCGCCGGGGTGAGCAGTGAGTGCGTCCCCTCGGTGCCGCCGGGGTGATGGTGATGGcagtggcagtgtcccctcggTGCCCACCGGGGTGACaatggtggcagtggcagtgtccTCTCGGTGCCCACCAGGGTGACGTCCCCTCGGTGCCCACCAGGGTGACGATGATGGcggtggcagtgtcccctcggTGCCGCCGGGGTGACGATGATGGcggtggcagtgtcccctcggTGCCCGCCGGGGTGACAATGGCAGCGGTGGCAGTGTCGGTGCTGGCGGCCGGAGCCGCGGTGGGAGCGGAgcaggtgctggcagtgctgcgGTGGATGGATGGTGCTACGCTCCGGGGCAGGCACTGGTGCTAGGGCGCGGGGAGCTCCCGGGGCCGTCGCTGTCTCTTCTCTAACTGTGAAAGGTGCGGGCCCGGGGCCGCGCTCGCTGCGGGGTGCTGGCTAATGGCAGCGAGCCGCGGCCCGAGCCCCCGAGGTGCTGGGACCGACGGCGGCGAGGGGCCCccgctcccctccctgctggtgCTACTGGGGGCTGGGGGCCCCTCTGCGTGCGGGGGGCAcggggagctgagctggcacaggcCTGGCTGTGCCGGGGAGTGAGGGTGGcaggcagagggcacagcatggcacagcatggcacaggaCCGCTGCACCGGGCACGggtcctgcctgcctgctgctgtctgAGCCCATGAGCCCGTGTGTGGGGCTGGCATGGCCCCGGGCGTCCTGTGTGGGGCACAGTGGGCACTGCGGGTCCTGCAtggccctgcagcactgctgcaggtcCTGCATGGCTCTGTGCCCCTGGCTGTGGGTCCTGCATGGATCCACTGCACTGGCTGTGGGTCCTGCATGGCTCTGTGCCCCTGGCTGTGGGTCCTGCATggaccctgcactgctgggtcCTGCATGGCTCTGTGCCCCTGCTGTGGTCCTGCTGGATCATGCATGGCTGCGGGTCgcatggctctgtccctgcctgtgggtCCTGCATGGCCATGTGGCTGGTCGACAGTCCCACAGACctgggtgctggtgctgcatgGCCCTGCAGCGCTGACTGCAGGCCCTGCGTGGCCTCGCCGTGGCAAATGCAGGGCCTGCACGgccctgtggcactgggtgctgaTCCTGCATGGCCTTGAGGTGCTGGGTGCTGGTCCTGCACGGCCCTGCGACGTTGTCGGCAGGTCCTGCACGGctctgtggcactgggtgctggTCCTGCACggtcctgcagctctgggtgctgacCCTGCATGGTGGCCCTGCAGCTCCGGGTGCCGGTGCTGCCCGGTGCTGCCCGGTGCTGCGGGTTCTGCACGGCCCCGcgctgggtttgggggtcccagggacccccggggccggcccggctcagcccagccctgcagctcttcctgggaccccctggccctgctgcaccTTTGGGGGCTGGGTcccagcaggtgctgcagcGTTGGCGCGGCCGGTGCCGGTTCCGGTGCCAGTGCTGGTGCCGGTTCTGGTGCCAGTTCTGGTGCCGGTTCGGTGCTGGTTCTGGTGCTGGTGCCGGTTCTGTGCCGGTGCCAGTGCCAGTTCTGGCGCCAGCTCTGGTGCCGGTTCTTGTACCAGTGCCGGTTCTGGTGCCAGTACCGGTTCTGCGCCAGTACTGGTGCCCGTACCTGGGCCAGTTCCGGTGCCGGTTCTGTGATGGTTCCAGTACCAGTTCTGTGCCAGTTCCGGTGCTGGTTCTGGTGCCAGTACTGGTTCTGTGCTGGTTCTGGTGCCAGTACCTGTGCCGGTTCCGGTGCCAGTTCTGGTGCTGGTTCTGGAGCCAGTACCAGTTCTGTGCCAGTTCCGGTGCCGGTTCTGGTGCCAGTACTGGTTCTGTGCCGGTTCTGGTGCCAGTACTGGTTCTGTGCTGGTTCTGGTGCTGGTACCTGTGCCGGTACCGGTGCCGTTCTGGCACTGGTTCTGGTGCCAGTACCAGTTCTGTGCCAGTTCCGGTGCCGGTTCTGGTGCCAGTACCAGTTCTGTGCCAGTTCTGGTGCTGGTGCCAGTACCAGTTCTGTGCCAGTTCTGGTTCTGGTGCCAGTACCGGTTCTGTGCCAGTTCCAGTTCTGAGCCAGTTCTGTGCCAGTACCAGTTCTGTGCCAGTTCTGGTGCCGGTTCTGTGCTGGTTCTGTGCCAGTTCTGGTGCTGGTGCCAGTACCGGTTCTGTGCCAGTTCTGGTGCCAGTTCCGGTGCCGGTTCTGTGCCGGTTCTGGTGCCAGTTCCGGTGCCGGTTTGTGCCGGTTCCGGACCGGTACCGGCGCCGTGGGAAGCgggttcctgctggagcaggtgccGGCGGCGGTGGGACCGTGGGGATGCCTGGGGCGAGAGTTCAGTTTTTAACCAAGTACCCGACTCAcgtctttttttaaacaaaaccaaccagACAAATTCTGTTGCACAGCCCTAGATGAAAACTCAAAACAACACAGCAAGGCCTGAATTCCTTAAGATCCGCCGAGGGAGTGGGGACAAACACGGTgctaaaacattttattaaaaatatatattgttaAATTAAGTCTGCTGTCTGGACAATGACTGTTTTGTTTCTCGTAGTGGAGTTTCAAAGAGCACTATTATTTTACtcttatatattattattaaaaaaaaaaaacaaaaaagaaaaaggcattttaactTTGTACTTGAAAACTAAATGAGAGATTTCATGTGTTTTAGCCTAGACATTGAAGTAGCTGACGCTTAACTATTTGTGGGAATCATGTACTCATCATCCCGAGGAATACGCTGTAGAGCTGGtaccctccttcctccctcccttcctcttcctcctcctcctcttcctcctccctttgaTTTGGCTCCGCCGCCACATTCCCggcgccgccgcggccgccccggcTGCTCTGCCCGCCCTTCTCTCCCCCCACACCCCGGTTTATTTTCTATTCTCTCTCTCGGTTCGTTGCCCcctgtttttttgttggtttgtttttttagggTCGCTTCTCTATTTATTGCCGCTGAACTGTGCATTTCACGGCCGGAGGTGCCGCGGGCGCCCGGCGCTGTTGTATCTGTGTGAGTATTGCTCGTGACATAGCTGTTCTGAACTAATAAAGGTCAATGCGTGCAGCAGATGTAGAAAGTCTGTCCGTCCCGCTTCCATCccatcctccttttcttttttttttctttggtgcCCAGAAGAGTATAATACAGACGAGCTCCTTTCTAATGTACTTGTGCTGGAGAACACTTGAATAAATGTCCTgttttgtgcaaaaaaaaaaaaagagaaaaaaagaggaaaaaaaaaaagagaggaaaaaaaaaaaaaacacctctgtGTGGTTGTGTGGTCTGTGGGGCGTGGGTGGGGTGTGGTGGGTGGGGACATCCAGGTGCTAAAGGGGTCCTGGTGATAGTGTGGGGTCCTGGCAGGTCCTGGTGGTAGTGGGGTCCTGGTGGCA
Above is a genomic segment from Zonotrichia leucophrys gambelii isolate GWCS_2022_RI chromosome 3, RI_Zleu_2.0, whole genome shotgun sequence containing:
- the LOC135445113 gene encoding uncharacterized protein LOC135445113 isoform X2; this encodes MVALQLRVPVLPGAARCCGFCTAPRWVWGSQGPPGPARLSPALQLFLGPPGPAAPLGAGSQQVLQRWRGRCRFRCQCWCRFWCQFWCRFGAGSGAGAGSVPVPVPVLAPALVPVLVPVPVLVPVPVLRQYWCPYLGQFRCRFCDGSSTSSVPVPVLVLVPVLVLCWFWCQYLCRFRCQFWCWFWSQYQFCASSGAGSGASTGSVPVLVPVLVLCWFWCWYLCRYRCRSGTGSGASTSSVPVPVPVLVPVPVLCQFWCWCQYQFCASSGSGASTGSVPVPVLSQFCASTSSVPVLVPVLCWFCASSGAGASTGSVPVLVPVPVPVLCRFRYRRRGKRVPAGAGAGGGGTVGMPGARVQFLTKYPTHVFF
- the LOC135445113 gene encoding uncharacterized protein LOC135445113 isoform X1, with the protein product MVALQLRVPVLPGAARCCGFCTAPRWVWGSQGPPGPARLSPALQLFLGPPGPAAPLGAGSQQVLQRWRGRCRFRCQCWCRFWCQFWCRFGAGSGAGAGSVPVPVPVLAPALVPVLVPVPVLVPVPVLRQYWCPYLGQFRCRFCDGSSTSSVPVPVLVLVPVLVLCWFWCQYLCRFRCQFWCWFWSQYQFCASSGAGSGASTGSVPVLVPVLVLCWFWCWYLCRYRCRSGTGSGASTSSVPVPVPVLVPVPVLCQFWCWCQYQFCASSGSGASTGSVPVPVLSQFCASTSSVPVLVPVLCWFCASSGAGASTGSVPVLVPVPVPVCAGSGPVPAPWEAGSCWSRCRRRWDRGDAWGESSVFNQVPDSRLFLNKTNQTNSVAQP